The Candidatus Palauibacter australiensis genome includes a region encoding these proteins:
- a CDS encoding class I adenylate-forming enzyme family protein, whose protein sequence is MSGAGRADGSRGRDANLGYWLREAAEAFQDRVALIDLSRSVPREVTYAELNERMDRVANLLSGAGIGAGDRFALSVGNRFEFVEILFGGMRCGAVPVPLNFKLSAASLAHIVRDAACQAAFVETAATARSGAVAEQLGIETRWDVGGAGRRLERGSAGWLDYERALAGSSSRFDPPRLGAGHTAFQPYTSGSTGKPKGVVLSHEGQLWWARCLRKYWPADPGDRALVAVPLYHKNAMAGAIKPLLQAGASVVVLPGFSPESFLRALSEYRCTQVSAVPAVFAMVLDHTDLIAELDFSALRKVTLGSAPVQPELMHAVERAFDVEVGESYGLTEGGPVMIGPAPDGRPTPRGSCGTAWPEGEIRLVRDGREDPEYGELWVRNPGVTTGYHNLPAVNAARIRDGWLATGDLFFRDAQGFYYFRGRTDDMFNSGGENIYPKEVEDLLLSHPDVREAAVVPVPHALKGAVPAAVVRLGPEARATAESLKRYTLERGPAYAHPRHIALVEEMPLTGVGKVDRTAILGVLGHADAG, encoded by the coding sequence GTGAGCGGCGCCGGGCGGGCCGACGGCTCCCGCGGCCGCGATGCCAACCTCGGATACTGGCTCCGCGAAGCGGCCGAGGCCTTCCAGGATCGGGTCGCGCTCATCGACCTTTCGCGTTCCGTCCCCCGGGAGGTCACCTACGCCGAACTGAACGAGCGGATGGATCGCGTGGCCAACCTGCTCTCGGGTGCCGGTATCGGAGCCGGCGACCGGTTTGCGCTGAGTGTCGGAAACCGCTTCGAGTTCGTCGAAATCCTCTTCGGCGGGATGCGCTGCGGGGCGGTCCCGGTGCCCCTCAACTTCAAGCTGTCGGCGGCGTCGCTCGCCCACATCGTGCGGGACGCGGCCTGCCAGGCCGCCTTCGTCGAGACCGCGGCGACGGCGCGCTCGGGCGCGGTCGCCGAACAGTTGGGAATCGAGACAAGGTGGGACGTCGGCGGGGCTGGCCGGAGGCTCGAGCGAGGCAGCGCCGGCTGGCTGGACTACGAGCGCGCGCTCGCGGGATCGTCGTCCCGCTTCGACCCACCGCGGCTCGGCGCCGGCCACACGGCGTTCCAGCCCTACACGTCGGGATCGACCGGCAAGCCCAAGGGTGTCGTCCTCTCCCACGAAGGGCAGCTCTGGTGGGCGCGTTGCCTGCGGAAGTACTGGCCGGCCGACCCGGGCGACCGGGCGCTCGTCGCCGTGCCCCTCTACCACAAGAACGCGATGGCCGGGGCCATAAAACCGCTGCTGCAGGCCGGGGCGTCGGTCGTCGTGCTGCCCGGCTTCTCCCCGGAATCCTTCCTGCGGGCCCTCAGCGAGTACCGGTGTACGCAGGTGAGCGCCGTCCCCGCCGTGTTCGCGATGGTCCTGGATCACACGGACTTGATCGCGGAGCTGGATTTCTCGGCACTCCGGAAGGTCACGCTGGGATCCGCCCCGGTGCAGCCCGAACTGATGCACGCGGTCGAGCGCGCGTTCGACGTCGAAGTCGGCGAGAGCTACGGGCTCACCGAGGGCGGACCGGTCATGATCGGGCCTGCGCCCGACGGACGCCCGACCCCGAGGGGAAGCTGCGGCACGGCGTGGCCCGAGGGAGAAATCAGGCTCGTGCGCGACGGCCGCGAAGATCCGGAGTACGGAGAGCTGTGGGTCCGGAATCCCGGCGTCACGACGGGCTATCACAACCTGCCCGCGGTCAACGCGGCCCGGATCCGGGACGGCTGGCTCGCCACGGGCGACCTCTTCTTCCGCGACGCGCAGGGCTTCTACTACTTCCGCGGCCGCACCGACGACATGTTCAACTCGGGCGGCGAGAACATCTATCCCAAGGAGGTGGAGGACCTGCTGCTGTCCCACCCCGATGTCCGCGAGGCGGCCGTCGTGCCCGTGCCCCACGCCCTCAAGGGCGCGGTCCCGGCCGCGGTGGTCAGGCTCGGGCCGGAGGCGAGGGCCACGGCCGAATCGCTCAAGCGCTACACCCTCGAGCGCGGACCCGCGTACGCGCACCCCCGGCACATCGCGCTCGTGGAGGAGATGCCGCTCACCGGCGTGGGGAAGGTCGACCGAACGGCGATTCTCGGCGTGCTGGGACACGCCGACGCGGGGTGA